A portion of the Eulemur rufifrons isolate Redbay chromosome 30, OSU_ERuf_1, whole genome shotgun sequence genome contains these proteins:
- the LOC138378509 gene encoding uncharacterized protein CXorf51A, producing MAKVTRKPEEPNRVIEQPTTSTKQLPQSTKGKKKRKNPCQTRSRSGSKVKKIQRGIKRLLHGSSRKKSSRTSTAIPRNLKRVKKSKKFWPLAKIE from the exons ATGGCTAAAGTTACCAGGAAACCAGAGGAACCTAACAGAGTTATAGAGCAGCCAACCACAAGCACAAAACAATTACCCCAAAGCacaaaagggaagaagaagaggaagaaccCCTGTCAAACCAGGTCCAGAAGTGGCAGCAAA GTGAAGAAGATACAGAGGGGAATAAAAAGACTTCTTCATGGGAGTTCAAGAAAAAAATCCTCTCGTACTAGTACAGCAATTCCAAGAAACTTGAAGAGAGTGAAAAAATCCAAGAAGTTTTGGCCATTAGCAAAGATTGAATAG